In the Qipengyuania pelagi genome, one interval contains:
- the pstB gene encoding phosphate ABC transporter ATP-binding protein PstB, translating to MRAHDVNVFYGSKQAIDSVSIDIPQKYVTAFIGPSGCGKSTFLRCLNRMNDTIPAARVEGEITLDGENIYDPKLDVVQLRARVGMVFQKPNPFPKSIYENIAYGPKIHGFAEGKDELDAIVEKSLRRAGLWEEVKDRLTDSGTALSGGQQQRLCIARAIAVDPEVILMDEPCSALDPIATAKIEELIADLSGRYAIVIVTHSMQQAARVSQRTAFFHLGKMVEYGRTSDIFTNPLEQRTQDYITGRYG from the coding sequence ATGCGCGCGCATGACGTGAACGTGTTCTATGGGTCGAAGCAGGCGATCGATTCCGTTTCGATCGACATCCCGCAGAAATACGTGACGGCCTTCATCGGCCCGTCGGGTTGCGGCAAATCGACCTTCCTGCGCTGCCTCAACCGGATGAACGACACCATCCCCGCCGCGCGCGTGGAAGGCGAGATCACGCTGGATGGCGAGAACATCTACGACCCCAAGCTCGACGTGGTGCAATTGCGCGCGCGGGTCGGGATGGTGTTCCAGAAGCCCAACCCCTTCCCCAAATCGATCTACGAGAACATCGCCTACGGTCCGAAGATCCACGGCTTTGCCGAAGGCAAGGACGAGCTCGACGCGATCGTCGAGAAATCCCTGCGGCGCGCGGGCCTCTGGGAAGAGGTCAAGGATCGCCTCACCGATAGCGGAACCGCGCTGTCGGGCGGCCAGCAGCAGCGCCTGTGCATCGCGCGCGCCATCGCGGTCGATCCCGAAGTCATCCTGATGGACGAACCCTGTTCGGCACTCGACCCGATCGCCACCGCCAAGATCGAGGAGCTGATCGCGGACCTCTCGGGCCGCTATGCGATCGTGATCGTCACCCACTCCATGCAGCAGGCCGCCCGCGTCAGCCAGCGCACCGCCTTCTTCCATTTGGGAAAGATGGTGGAGTATGGTCGTACATCTGACATATTCACCAATCCGCTCGAACAGCGGACCCAGGATTACATAACCGGCCGCTACGGCTGA
- the pstA gene encoding phosphate ABC transporter permease PstA, whose amino-acid sequence MSDTVISDTPAQSAALRAPTRTPAFEKRLKKRYAAEQRFKLLGLSAIVFSVVVLIFLLATMTINGIGGFQRAEMPVTIDFTEAGIAGDANTLAGHEGIRTLEAQGLPATVQYFAAETLGDEGAAQIGTFAWRDVAEAIQADPSILRTTATFDLAASPDLAAGFEGEGSPEMQALARSLAERGLLEKNFDVGFFSRSDATNPQEVGIWGALKGSLLTMAVTLVLAFPIGVLAALYLEEYAPKNRWTDVIEVSINNLAAVPSIIFGLLGLAVFLWIFPNFRSAPLIGGMTLALMTMPVIVIAGRNAIKSVPPSIRDGALAVGASPVQVVFHHVLPLALPGILTGTIIGMARALGETAPLLMIGMRAFVATPPDGLTSPATVLPVQIFLWSDEIDRGFVERTSAAIIVLLLFLLVMNGLAIYLRNKFEKRW is encoded by the coding sequence ATGAGTGATACGGTGATCTCCGACACCCCCGCCCAGAGCGCTGCCTTGCGCGCGCCGACCCGCACGCCTGCCTTCGAAAAGCGGCTGAAGAAGCGCTACGCCGCCGAACAGCGCTTCAAGCTGCTCGGTCTGTCGGCGATCGTGTTCTCGGTCGTGGTGCTGATCTTCCTGCTCGCGACGATGACCATCAACGGGATCGGCGGTTTCCAGCGTGCGGAAATGCCGGTGACGATCGACTTCACCGAAGCCGGGATCGCGGGCGATGCGAACACGCTGGCGGGCCACGAAGGCATTCGCACATTGGAGGCGCAGGGGCTTCCGGCCACCGTCCAGTATTTCGCCGCCGAAACGCTCGGCGACGAAGGCGCGGCTCAGATCGGGACCTTCGCCTGGCGCGATGTGGCCGAGGCGATCCAGGCCGATCCCTCGATCCTGCGCACTACCGCGACCTTCGATCTCGCCGCCAGCCCCGATCTTGCCGCCGGCTTCGAAGGCGAAGGGTCGCCCGAAATGCAGGCGCTGGCGCGCTCGCTGGCCGAACGCGGCCTGCTGGAAAAGAATTTCGATGTCGGCTTCTTCAGCCGGTCGGACGCGACCAATCCGCAGGAAGTCGGCATCTGGGGCGCGCTCAAGGGCTCGCTCCTGACGATGGCGGTGACCTTGGTACTGGCCTTCCCGATCGGCGTGCTGGCCGCGCTCTATCTCGAGGAATATGCGCCCAAGAACCGCTGGACCGACGTGATCGAGGTCTCGATCAACAATCTCGCGGCGGTCCCCTCGATCATCTTCGGCCTGTTGGGCTTGGCGGTGTTCCTGTGGATCTTCCCGAATTTCCGCTCCGCTCCTTTGATCGGCGGCATGACGCTGGCGCTCATGACCATGCCAGTGATCGTCATCGCCGGGCGCAACGCAATCAAATCCGTGCCGCCCTCGATCCGCGACGGCGCGCTGGCGGTCGGTGCCTCGCCCGTGCAGGTCGTGTTCCACCACGTCCTCCCCCTCGCTCTGCCCGGTATCCTGACCGGCACCATCATCGGCATGGCCCGTGCGCTGGGTGAAACCGCGCCGCTGCTGATGATCGGGATGCGCGCCTTCGTCGCCACGCCGCCCGACGGGCTGACCTCGCCCGCCACCGTCCTGCCGGTCCAGATTTTCCTCTGGTCGGACGAAATCGATCGCGGTTTCGTGGAACGGACCAGCGCGGCGATCATCGTTCTATTGCTGTTCCTCCTGGTGATGAACGGCCTCGCCATTTATCTGCGCAACAAGTTCGAGAAACGCTGGTGA
- a CDS encoding thiamine pyrophosphate-dependent enzyme yields the protein MPKTVAEIVVDALEKAGAKRVYGIPGDTINHLTDAIAKSDLRWVGVRHEEAGAFAAGGESYMTGELSVCAGTCGPGSLHFVNGIYESHRNGAPVLLIASDVARTEKGFDFPQEVEQKKIYEQHSHFCEYISHPSQARRIVTKAAQAALTKKGVAVVIVNGDMFTETDADAIDWQVYRPEPVCRPNDAELAELTALVDAAGKVSVYAGIGARDARPEIIAFCDRVKAPMVHTTRAKEFLEPDNPYNVGVNGILGNRAGVEALEDADLVISLGCDFAYTQYYPEAKKIVQIDIDPTHLGRRSAIHLGLVGDAKATMAALLPLVAAKSDASHLERQQRQWQDDLAGYDKQGEESDPALIHSQFVANMLDGKAAQDAIFVSDAGTSMVWMLRHIKATGGRRFLNTLLHGTMASGMPQAMGIKLAYPERQVIAMCGDGSLTMLMGELLTLVQEKIPLKLVVFHNDTFGFVEMEQRVEGLVDHYTGLHNPDFAKLAEACGIAGWHVENADALEPAMDAWLRHDGPALLDVKVNQMELVMPPKIEASQVAGTALFGVKAVLDGRTKEVVDLLRNNFLR from the coding sequence ATGCCGAAGACAGTTGCAGAGATCGTGGTGGATGCCCTCGAAAAGGCCGGTGCGAAGCGGGTTTACGGTATTCCTGGTGACACCATCAATCACCTCACCGATGCAATCGCCAAGAGCGACCTGCGCTGGGTGGGTGTGCGGCACGAGGAAGCCGGGGCCTTCGCCGCCGGGGGCGAATCCTACATGACCGGCGAATTGTCGGTCTGCGCTGGAACCTGCGGGCCGGGGTCGCTCCATTTCGTCAACGGCATCTATGAAAGCCATCGCAACGGCGCGCCCGTGCTTCTGATCGCATCAGATGTCGCCCGCACGGAAAAGGGGTTCGATTTCCCGCAGGAGGTCGAACAGAAGAAGATCTACGAGCAGCATTCCCATTTCTGCGAATATATCTCGCACCCTTCGCAGGCGCGGCGCATCGTGACCAAGGCCGCGCAGGCGGCGCTGACCAAAAAGGGCGTCGCGGTCGTCATCGTGAATGGGGACATGTTCACCGAGACGGATGCGGACGCGATCGATTGGCAGGTCTATCGCCCCGAACCGGTCTGCCGCCCGAACGATGCCGAGCTCGCGGAGCTTACCGCCCTTGTCGATGCTGCGGGCAAGGTGTCCGTCTATGCCGGGATCGGCGCGCGTGACGCTCGGCCGGAAATCATCGCTTTTTGCGACCGAGTGAAGGCCCCGATGGTGCACACCACGCGGGCGAAGGAATTTCTGGAACCGGACAACCCCTATAATGTCGGGGTCAACGGTATCCTCGGCAACAGGGCGGGGGTCGAGGCGCTGGAGGATGCCGATCTGGTCATCAGCCTGGGCTGCGATTTCGCCTACACCCAATATTATCCCGAAGCGAAGAAGATCGTGCAGATCGACATCGATCCCACGCATCTCGGCAGGCGATCGGCGATCCATCTCGGCCTGGTTGGCGATGCGAAGGCGACGATGGCCGCCCTGCTACCGCTCGTCGCGGCAAAATCCGATGCGAGCCATCTGGAGCGCCAGCAACGGCAATGGCAGGACGACCTTGCGGGCTACGACAAGCAGGGCGAGGAAAGCGATCCTGCGCTGATCCATTCGCAATTCGTTGCCAATATGCTGGACGGCAAGGCGGCGCAGGATGCGATCTTCGTGTCTGATGCGGGAACGTCGATGGTGTGGATGCTGCGCCATATCAAGGCCACCGGAGGGCGCCGCTTCCTCAACACGCTGCTTCACGGCACCATGGCGAGCGGGATGCCGCAGGCGATGGGAATCAAGCTGGCTTATCCCGAGAGGCAGGTCATCGCCATGTGCGGTGATGGCAGCCTGACCATGCTGATGGGCGAATTGCTGACATTGGTGCAGGAAAAGATCCCACTCAAGCTCGTGGTCTTCCACAACGACACGTTCGGCTTCGTCGAGATGGAGCAGCGCGTCGAAGGCCTTGTCGACCATTATACCGGCCTGCACAATCCCGACTTCGCCAAGCTGGCCGAAGCCTGCGGTATCGCGGGCTGGCACGTCGAGAATGCCGATGCGCTGGAGCCTGCGATGGATGCCTGGTTGCGCCATGACGGGCCGGCGCTGCTCGATGTGAAGGTGAACCAGATGGAGCTGGTCATGCCGCCCAAGATCGAAGCCTCGCAGGTCGCGGGGACCGCATTGTTCGGCGTGAAGGCCGTGCTCGATGGCCGCACGAAGGAAGTCGTCGACCTGTTGCGCAATAATTTCTTGCGATGA
- the pstC gene encoding phosphate ABC transporter permease subunit PstC: MSPAILLLLALALGLAGWLAARARAWTFKRAQPGVRLAALPSYHGWYVALWIVIPAVLFAMVWAALSPNLVLQSVLASPAAADLPSFGLQRQTMLAEARNVALGNSPAVFNPAAAGLVEPFRTAISFYNWIGLAATLVIAFLGGAWSFLRLRPDFTARTRVEKMVMTILLLASLVAILTTIGIVASLVFETIRFFGMVSPIDFLFGTQWNPDPMSNPLNPQGDRYGAIPLFWGTIFIGAIIAMIVAIPLGLMSAIYLTQYADPRVRAWVKPALEILAGVPTVVYGYFAALTIAPGIRDIAVSLGISNASSESALAAGLVMGVMIIPFVSSMADDSIAAVPGAMRDGSLAMGATSSETIRKVMIPAALPGIVAGVMLAVSRAIGETMIVVMAASTAANLSANPLESMTTVTVQIVAMLTGEGSFDHPATVSAFALGFVLFLVTLGLNFIALRVVKRFREAYE; the protein is encoded by the coding sequence GTGTCTCCTGCCATCCTGCTTCTCCTCGCCCTGGCTCTGGGGCTTGCCGGCTGGCTGGCGGCACGGGCGCGCGCCTGGACCTTCAAGCGCGCCCAGCCCGGCGTAAGGCTCGCCGCCCTGCCCAGCTATCATGGCTGGTACGTGGCGCTCTGGATCGTCATTCCGGCGGTCCTGTTCGCCATGGTATGGGCGGCGCTGTCGCCCAATCTCGTGCTGCAATCGGTGCTTGCTAGCCCCGCCGCCGCCGATCTTCCCAGCTTCGGCCTGCAACGCCAGACCATGCTGGCTGAGGCCCGCAATGTGGCGCTCGGCAATTCGCCGGCGGTCTTCAATCCCGCCGCCGCGGGCCTCGTCGAACCGTTCCGCACCGCCATTTCGTTCTACAACTGGATCGGCCTCGCCGCGACGCTGGTGATCGCGTTTCTCGGCGGCGCATGGTCGTTCCTACGGCTGAGGCCCGATTTCACCGCTCGCACGCGGGTGGAAAAGATGGTGATGACCATCCTGCTGCTCGCCTCGCTCGTGGCGATCCTGACGACCATCGGCATCGTCGCCAGCCTTGTGTTCGAGACTATCCGTTTCTTCGGCATGGTCTCGCCGATCGATTTCCTGTTCGGGACCCAATGGAACCCCGATCCGATGAGCAATCCCCTGAACCCGCAGGGCGATCGCTACGGCGCGATCCCGCTGTTCTGGGGGACGATCTTCATCGGCGCGATCATCGCCATGATCGTGGCGATTCCCCTGGGGCTGATGAGCGCGATCTATCTGACGCAATATGCCGATCCGCGCGTGCGCGCCTGGGTCAAGCCCGCGCTCGAAATCCTCGCGGGCGTTCCCACCGTGGTCTATGGCTATTTCGCCGCGCTGACCATCGCGCCGGGCATTCGTGACATCGCGGTCTCGCTGGGGATCAGCAACGCATCGAGCGAGAGCGCGCTTGCCGCCGGCCTCGTCATGGGCGTGATGATCATCCCCTTCGTGTCCTCGATGGCGGATGACAGCATCGCCGCCGTCCCCGGCGCGATGCGCGACGGCAGCCTCGCCATGGGTGCCACCAGCAGCGAGACGATCCGCAAGGTCATGATCCCCGCCGCCCTGCCCGGCATCGTCGCGGGCGTGATGCTCGCAGTCAGCCGCGCGATCGGCGAGACGATGATCGTGGTCATGGCCGCCTCAACCGCCGCCAATCTCAGCGCCAATCCGCTCGAGTCCATGACCACGGTCACGGTACAGATCGTCGCCATGCTGACGGGTGAAGGCAGTTTCGACCATCCCGCGACCGTGAGCGCATTCGCCCTGGGCTTCGTCCTCTTCCTCGTGACGCTGGGGCTGAATTTCATCGCCCTGCGCGTCGTCAAGCGGTTCCGCGAAGCGTATGAGTGA
- a CDS encoding substrate-binding domain-containing protein gives MIKRSHMAFAALSLLALSACGDTAGGGGSRESIRAVGSSTVFPFAKLVSESFVRSNPEFPSPIIEATGSGGGIQLFCSGVGADKPDMANASRRMKASEFETCQQNGVTEITELQVGLDGIAFASAKGGITMNLTPKIVYEALAANPYGGEQTNRTWSDVDPSLPNEPILVYGPPSTSGTRDALAELVLEAGCDTNPEMEALKESDKDRHSRICTEVRSDGAYVDQGEQDNLIVQKIENNPRAVGVFGYSYLEENADKVQGLSMNGVEPTYDNISSFAYPGARPLFIYVKNAHLDAIPGLRAYLAEWGKMWSRGGPLADIGLVASPDDVMARNTQALTQFPTLTAADFQ, from the coding sequence ATGATCAAGCGCAGCCATATGGCCTTTGCCGCCCTCTCCCTCCTCGCCCTGTCCGCGTGCGGCGACACCGCAGGCGGCGGCGGTTCGCGCGAATCGATCCGCGCGGTCGGCTCGTCCACCGTCTTCCCCTTCGCCAAGCTGGTTTCGGAAAGCTTCGTGCGCTCCAACCCGGAATTCCCCTCGCCCATCATCGAAGCGACCGGCTCTGGCGGCGGCATCCAGCTGTTCTGCAGCGGCGTCGGCGCGGACAAGCCTGACATGGCCAACGCCTCGCGCCGTATGAAGGCGAGCGAGTTCGAGACCTGCCAGCAGAACGGCGTGACCGAGATCACCGAATTGCAGGTCGGCCTCGACGGGATCGCCTTCGCCTCGGCCAAGGGCGGGATCACGATGAACCTGACGCCCAAGATCGTCTACGAAGCGCTGGCGGCAAACCCCTATGGCGGCGAACAGACGAACCGCACCTGGTCGGACGTCGACCCCTCGCTCCCCAACGAGCCGATCCTGGTCTACGGCCCGCCCTCGACTTCCGGCACGCGCGATGCGCTCGCCGAATTGGTGCTTGAAGCGGGTTGCGATACCAATCCCGAGATGGAAGCGCTCAAGGAGAGCGACAAGGACCGCCATTCGCGCATCTGCACCGAGGTCCGTTCCGATGGCGCCTATGTCGACCAGGGCGAGCAGGACAATCTGATCGTCCAGAAGATCGAGAACAATCCGCGCGCCGTGGGCGTATTCGGCTACAGCTATCTCGAAGAGAACGCCGACAAGGTACAGGGTCTGTCGATGAACGGCGTCGAACCGACCTACGACAACATTTCCAGCTTCGCCTATCCGGGTGCGCGTCCGCTGTTCATCTACGTCAAGAATGCCCATCTCGACGCCATTCCGGGCCTGCGTGCCTATCTGGCGGAATGGGGCAAGATGTGGTCGCGCGGCGGACCGCTCGCCGATATCGGCCTGGTCGCTTCGCCCGACGATGTGATGGCGCGCAACACCCAGGCGCTGACGCAGTTCCCCACCCTCACCGCCGCCGACTTCCAGTAA
- a CDS encoding ATP-binding protein, producing MGDRSNFPWPAAALALAAGIVMLVSGAGIALAFAVTLLWIATLWMVGGPKPPPSADVERQSMSAERMGELFEFSDTPIIVTRRNRVAVANRAARKLLGPHIVEQDVRMALRQPEAVALIDRDTDGFAVIRGLARRQDIWRINRKTLDDGMAVIEFVNRTAEADTARAHTDFVANASHELRTPLASILGYVETLQDDADNLDSAMAKRFLGTIEREGRRLQDLVSDLMSLSRIEAEKDDLPSNTISLAPLVRRAASDAAGQDRATRLDIEADGEFLVSGDTQQLEQLVRNLVDNALKYGGEESSVSVSLQPQGTKRVRLTVADRGEGIAPEHIPHLTRRFYRTDPGRSRASGGTGLGLAIVKHIVERHRGRLDIESTLGEGTRVAVLLPIQDDSRDDAGEAD from the coding sequence ATGGGCGATCGCAGCAATTTCCCCTGGCCGGCAGCCGCTCTCGCCCTCGCAGCCGGCATCGTCATGTTGGTCAGCGGCGCCGGGATCGCGCTGGCCTTCGCCGTCACCCTTCTGTGGATCGCGACGCTCTGGATGGTCGGCGGACCGAAACCACCGCCGAGCGCCGACGTCGAACGCCAGTCGATGTCTGCGGAGCGGATGGGCGAATTGTTCGAATTCTCCGATACGCCCATCATCGTAACGCGGCGCAATCGCGTCGCCGTGGCGAACCGCGCGGCACGCAAGCTGCTCGGCCCGCATATCGTCGAACAGGATGTGCGGATGGCCCTCCGCCAGCCCGAAGCGGTCGCTTTGATCGATCGCGATACCGACGGATTCGCCGTGATCCGAGGACTAGCGCGGCGGCAGGATATCTGGCGGATCAATCGTAAGACCCTCGACGATGGGATGGCGGTCATCGAATTCGTCAATCGCACCGCCGAAGCGGACACCGCGCGCGCCCATACCGATTTCGTCGCCAATGCCAGCCACGAACTGCGCACGCCGCTCGCCTCGATCCTGGGCTATGTCGAAACGCTCCAGGACGATGCCGACAATCTCGATTCCGCCATGGCGAAGCGCTTTCTCGGCACGATCGAGCGCGAGGGGCGCCGCTTGCAGGACCTCGTCAGCGACCTCATGTCCCTGTCGCGGATCGAGGCGGAGAAGGATGATCTTCCGTCCAACACGATCAGCCTCGCCCCGCTGGTGCGACGCGCGGCGAGCGATGCCGCGGGGCAGGATCGCGCGACGCGGCTCGATATCGAGGCGGACGGGGAATTCCTCGTCAGCGGCGACACCCAGCAGCTCGAACAGCTCGTCCGCAACCTCGTCGACAATGCGCTGAAATACGGTGGCGAGGAGAGTTCGGTTTCGGTCAGCCTCCAGCCCCAGGGGACCAAGCGCGTCCGCCTGACGGTGGCCGATCGCGGCGAAGGGATCGCGCCGGAACATATTCCGCACCTCACGCGCCGGTTCTATCGCACCGATCCGGGCCGCAGCCGCGCCTCGGGAGGGACCGGGCTGGGGCTGGCGATCGTCAAGCATATTGTGGAACGCCACCGCGGCAGGCTCGACATCGAAAGTACGCTCGGCGAAGGAACCCGCGTCGCCGTGCTCCTGCCGATTCAGGACGATTCTAGGGACGATGCCGGGGAAGCCGATTGA
- a CDS encoding cytochrome c oxidase subunit II: MRFVFLTAGALLTMLAPCVAHASSGLDQSFLQPMGPVAEEQFTHLLRVIGITMIVILPVLIGVPYILWRYRYARPRGEYRPEWEFSKRLEWALWGVPVVVVLVLAGWLWHSTAKLDPYDPLGPEPLQVQAIGLDWKWVFIYPDEGIATVNELAVPVGRPVELTLTTDTVMQSLLISSLTGQIYAMPGMTTKLNFAASRTGEAEGENTQFNGTGFGRQKFIVRALDPADYANWASAASQELVLDEPTYAILRRQSVLAEARSELGLEKGAEPIVMGLGVDDLFDKIIAKYHHRGTGDRDSVLGGTGLPSDTAKEGGA; encoded by the coding sequence ATGAGGTTCGTCTTCCTGACGGCTGGGGCCTTGCTGACGATGCTCGCGCCGTGCGTGGCGCACGCATCCTCGGGCCTCGACCAGAGCTTCCTTCAACCGATGGGGCCCGTCGCCGAAGAACAGTTCACGCACCTGCTGCGAGTGATCGGCATCACGATGATCGTGATCCTGCCGGTGCTGATCGGCGTGCCCTACATCCTCTGGCGCTATCGCTATGCCAGGCCACGCGGCGAATATCGGCCGGAGTGGGAATTTTCCAAACGGCTCGAATGGGCGCTTTGGGGCGTGCCGGTCGTGGTGGTCCTCGTGCTGGCGGGCTGGCTGTGGCATTCGACGGCCAAGCTCGACCCATACGATCCTCTGGGGCCCGAACCCTTGCAGGTTCAGGCGATCGGTCTCGATTGGAAATGGGTCTTCATCTATCCCGACGAAGGCATTGCGACAGTCAATGAACTGGCCGTGCCGGTGGGCAGGCCGGTGGAACTGACATTGACCACCGACACGGTGATGCAGAGCCTTCTGATCTCGTCCCTCACCGGCCAGATCTATGCGATGCCGGGCATGACGACGAAGCTGAATTTCGCCGCCTCGCGAACGGGGGAGGCCGAAGGCGAGAACACGCAATTCAATGGCACGGGGTTCGGGCGTCAGAAATTCATCGTGCGCGCGCTCGATCCGGCGGATTATGCGAACTGGGCGAGCGCGGCGTCCCAAGAACTGGTTCTCGACGAACCGACCTATGCCATTCTGCGCCGCCAGTCGGTCCTGGCCGAAGCGCGCAGCGAGCTCGGGTTGGAGAAGGGCGCCGAGCCGATCGTCATGGGGCTTGGCGTGGACGATCTGTTCGACAAAATCATTGCCAAATATCACCACCGCGGAACCGGCGATCGCGATAGCGTCCTCGGCGGAACCGGTCTGCCTTCCGATACGGCGAAGGAGGGCGGCGCGTGA
- the phoU gene encoding phosphate signaling complex protein PhoU: MQEHTVKAFDEDITRLRGLIAEMGGLAEVAIQRSLEALVKGDDALAKQVIKGDKRIDALESEIDKLAIRVIALRAPMADDLREVIAALKIAGVVERIGDYSKNIAKASRQIEAENRKKFEPLTLLPAMAEVAAEMVHDVLTAYAARDAELAKEVIETDAKVDAFYNSIFRNLVSHMVENPATISNAAQLLFVARNLERIGDHATNVAEMVHFAATGSYYHDDDASDDDNRGTDNVDGGDR, from the coding sequence ATGCAGGAACATACCGTCAAGGCCTTCGACGAGGACATCACGCGGTTGCGTGGGCTCATCGCGGAAATGGGCGGCCTCGCCGAGGTCGCGATCCAGCGCTCGCTCGAAGCTCTGGTCAAGGGTGACGATGCGCTCGCGAAGCAGGTTATCAAGGGCGACAAGCGGATCGACGCGCTCGAGAGCGAGATCGACAAGCTGGCGATCCGCGTGATCGCGCTGCGTGCGCCCATGGCGGACGATCTGCGCGAAGTGATCGCGGCGCTCAAGATCGCGGGCGTGGTCGAGCGGATCGGCGATTATTCCAAAAACATCGCCAAGGCGAGCCGCCAGATCGAGGCGGAAAACCGCAAGAAGTTCGAACCGCTGACGTTGCTTCCCGCCATGGCGGAAGTCGCCGCTGAAATGGTTCACGACGTCCTCACCGCCTATGCCGCGCGCGATGCGGAACTGGCGAAGGAAGTGATCGAGACCGATGCGAAGGTCGATGCCTTCTACAATTCGATCTTCCGCAATCTCGTCAGCCACATGGTCGAAAATCCGGCCACGATCAGCAACGCTGCGCAATTGCTGTTCGTGGCGCGCAATCTGGAACGGATCGGCGACCATGCGACCAATGTCGCGGAAATGGTGCATTTCGCGGCGACCGGGTCCTATTACCACGATGACGACGCGTCGGATGACGACAATCGCGGCACCGATAATGTGGATGGCGGCGACCGTTGA